In a genomic window of Ranitomeya imitator isolate aRanImi1 chromosome 5, aRanImi1.pri, whole genome shotgun sequence:
- the FBXO25 gene encoding F-box only protein 25 isoform X1, with protein MPFLGQDWRSPGWSWMKTEDGWKRCEFPCDDFERNNFNLHLLNINDGETFETESCSLPPTKSEKEQFNNTTKSQYFYQEKWIYVHKESTRERHGYCTLGEAFNRLDFSSAIQDIRRFSYVATLLHLIAKSQLTSLSGAAQKNYFNILETIVRKVLEDQYNPQLIRDLLNDLSSTLCILIREGGRCVLIGNMNIWISRLETILSWQEQLMTLQISPQLGNGPTLCDLPQQMKSNILFRFSDAWDIINLGQMTQSWHILSEDHHLWKELCKYHFSEKMFCKDLIFTENGHIDWKLMFFTLEKYYPKREQYGDTLHFCRHCSILFWKDSGHPCTANDPQSCLTPVSPQHFIDLFRF; from the exons ATGCCGTTTCTGGGTCAAGATTGGCGTTCTCCAGGTTGGAGCTGGATGAAAACAGAGGATGGATGGAAACGATGTGAATTCCCCTGTGATGACTTTGAAAGGAACAACTTCAATCTTCACCT GTTAAATATTAATGATGGCGAAACCTTTGAGACTGAAAGCTGCTCTCTACCCCCGACGAAAAGTGAAAAGGAGCAATTCAACAACACCACAAAGTCCCAGT aTTTTTACCAAGAGAAATGGATATATGTGCACAAAGAAAGTACAAGAGAA AGACACGGGTACTGTACCTTGGGCGAAGCCTTTAATCGTTTAGACTTTTCAAGTGCGATCCAGGACATCCGAAGGTTCAGTTATGTGGCTACA TTGCTTCATCTGATTGCTAAATCTCAGCTCACGTCCCTGAGCGGTGCGGCTCAGAAGAATTACTTTAACATCCTGGAAACCATTGTAAGAAAAG TTCTTGAGGATCAGTACAATCCACAATTAATTCGGGATCTTCTTAATGACCTGAGCTCCACCCTGTGCATCCTGATCAGGGAAGGTGGCAGATGTGTTCTGATCGGAAATATGAACATCTGGATTTCTCGGCTGGAGACTATCCTTTCATGGCAGGAACAGCTGATGACCCTTCAGATCAGTCCG CAACTTGGCAATGGTCCGACCCTGTGTGATCTGCCACAACAGATGAAGAGCAACATCCTCTTCAGGTTCTCTGATGCCTGGGACATAATCAACTTGGGTCAGATGACACAATCGTGGCATATTCTTAGCGAAGACCACCATCTCTGGAAAGAGCTTTGCAAATATCACTTTTCAGAGAAAATG TTTTGTAAAGATTTGATCTTTACAGAAAATGGTCATATTGACTGGAAACTAATGTTCTTCACACTGGAGAAATACTACCCAAAAAGGGAACAGTACGGGGACACGCTGCACTTCTGCCGGCACTGCAGCATCCTGTTTTGGAAG GACTCGGGACACCCCTGCACGGCCAACGACCCGCAGAGCTGCCTCACGCCCGTCTCCCCGCAGCACTTTATCGACCTCTTCAGGTTCTGA
- the FBXO25 gene encoding F-box only protein 25 isoform X2, with translation MPFLGQDWRSPGWSWMKTEDGWKRCEFPCDDFERNNFNLHLLNINDGETFETESCSLPPTKSEKEQFNNTTKSQYFYQEKWIYVHKESTRERHGYCTLGEAFNRLDFSSAIQDIRRFSYVATLLHLIAKSQLTSLSGAAQKNYFNILETIVRKVLEDQYNPQLIRDLLNDLSSTLCILIREGGRCVLIGNMNIWISRLETILSWQEQLMTLQISPQLGNGPTLCDLPQQMKSNILFRFSDAWDIINLGQMTQSWHILSEDHHLWKELCKYHFSEKMFCKDLIFTENGHIDWKLMFFTLEKYYPKREQYGDTLHFCRHCSILFWKDYQLALLFKDSGHPCTANDPQSCLTPVSPQHFIDLFRF, from the exons ATGCCGTTTCTGGGTCAAGATTGGCGTTCTCCAGGTTGGAGCTGGATGAAAACAGAGGATGGATGGAAACGATGTGAATTCCCCTGTGATGACTTTGAAAGGAACAACTTCAATCTTCACCT GTTAAATATTAATGATGGCGAAACCTTTGAGACTGAAAGCTGCTCTCTACCCCCGACGAAAAGTGAAAAGGAGCAATTCAACAACACCACAAAGTCCCAGT aTTTTTACCAAGAGAAATGGATATATGTGCACAAAGAAAGTACAAGAGAA AGACACGGGTACTGTACCTTGGGCGAAGCCTTTAATCGTTTAGACTTTTCAAGTGCGATCCAGGACATCCGAAGGTTCAGTTATGTGGCTACA TTGCTTCATCTGATTGCTAAATCTCAGCTCACGTCCCTGAGCGGTGCGGCTCAGAAGAATTACTTTAACATCCTGGAAACCATTGTAAGAAAAG TTCTTGAGGATCAGTACAATCCACAATTAATTCGGGATCTTCTTAATGACCTGAGCTCCACCCTGTGCATCCTGATCAGGGAAGGTGGCAGATGTGTTCTGATCGGAAATATGAACATCTGGATTTCTCGGCTGGAGACTATCCTTTCATGGCAGGAACAGCTGATGACCCTTCAGATCAGTCCG CAACTTGGCAATGGTCCGACCCTGTGTGATCTGCCACAACAGATGAAGAGCAACATCCTCTTCAGGTTCTCTGATGCCTGGGACATAATCAACTTGGGTCAGATGACACAATCGTGGCATATTCTTAGCGAAGACCACCATCTCTGGAAAGAGCTTTGCAAATATCACTTTTCAGAGAAAATG TTTTGTAAAGATTTGATCTTTACAGAAAATGGTCATATTGACTGGAAACTAATGTTCTTCACACTGGAGAAATACTACCCAAAAAGGGAACAGTACGGGGACACGCTGCACTTCTGCCGGCACTGCAGCATCCTGTTTTGGAAG GACTATCAGCTCGCCCTATTATTTAAG GACTCGGGACACCCCTGCACGGCCAACGACCCGCAGAGCTGCCTCACGCCCGTCTCCCCGCAGCACTTTATCGACCTCTTCAGGTTCTGA